One Candidatus Peregrinibacteria bacterium DNA segment encodes these proteins:
- a CDS encoding manganese efflux pump — translation MNVVFLTALGLSMDACAASIALSSKYRSFPKLFFAAISFAVFQMVMPAFGYLLGMPFEGWIAPVDHWIAFFVLSGLGVNMIFDLKKEHEIEEKSGPLSFGTIGVLALATSIDALVVGVGFHALDLDFMSSILMIGVVTLLMSFLGLCLSRVFQKTLSSYAEKLGGIILIFLGIKILVTHLLGY, via the coding sequence ATGAATGTTGTTTTCCTCACTGCCCTTGGCCTCAGCATGGATGCTTGTGCTGCTTCAATAGCTTTAAGCTCCAAATATAGATCCTTCCCAAAGCTTTTTTTTGCTGCGATCAGTTTTGCTGTTTTTCAAATGGTGATGCCTGCCTTTGGCTATCTTCTGGGAATGCCCTTTGAAGGATGGATTGCGCCTGTGGACCATTGGATTGCCTTTTTTGTTCTAAGCGGCTTGGGAGTAAATATGATATTTGATCTTAAAAAAGAGCATGAAATTGAAGAAAAGTCAGGGCCTCTCTCTTTTGGAACAATCGGAGTATTGGCCTTAGCAACCAGCATTGATGCCTTGGTTGTAGGAGTTGGATTTCATGCTCTTGACCTCGACTTTATGAGTAGTATTTTGATGATTGGTGTGGTCACGCTTTTGATGTCTTTCTTAGGACTTTGTTTGAGTCGAGTATTCCAAAAAACGCTTTCCTCTTATGCAGAAAAGCTTGGAGGAATCATCTTGATCTTTCTAGGGATAAAAATTCTTGTCACCCATTTGCTTGGATACTAG
- a CDS encoding heme-binding protein has translation MPKKLFSNHKKMNILWMIAIIAAALFLVWVAFGYFGSRVETLSYTVLSSDKEYEIRELPEHIIAETTVSGNFDDASGEAFNILAGYIFGNNEKKQSISMTSPVVENEYKKIAMTAPVVEQDSGANQKIFSFVMPAEYTMETLPEPLDKRITIKKVESKKIAVLTFSGFYSEKKINEKKQLLKQYLDRDGLEYSTVSWAGYNPPWTPPFMRRLEVWAELK, from the coding sequence ATGCCAAAAAAATTATTCTCTAATCATAAAAAAATGAATATACTCTGGATGATAGCCATCATCGCGGCTGCTCTCTTCTTGGTCTGGGTCGCCTTCGGTTACTTCGGAAGCCGCGTAGAAACACTCTCTTACACCGTTTTGAGCAGCGACAAAGAATATGAAATCAGAGAGCTGCCGGAGCACATCATTGCCGAAACCACGGTCAGCGGCAATTTTGACGACGCCAGCGGGGAGGCCTTTAACATTCTGGCCGGATATATTTTCGGGAACAATGAAAAGAAACAATCCATAAGTATGACCAGTCCGGTGGTTGAAAATGAATACAAAAAGATCGCCATGACTGCCCCGGTTGTTGAACAAGATTCGGGGGCAAATCAAAAGATTTTTTCATTTGTCATGCCGGCCGAATACACAATGGAAACACTACCCGAGCCATTGGATAAAAGGATCACCATAAAAAAAGTGGAAAGTAAAAAAATAGCGGTTCTCACTTTCAGCGGTTTTTATTCTGAAAAGAAAATTAATGAAAAAAAACAACTGCTCAAACAATATCTGGATCGTGATGGCCTGGAATATTCCACCGTATCTTGGGCGGGTTATAATCCACCCTGGACTCCGCCTTTTATGCGCCGACTGGAGGTCTGGGCGGAGCTAAAATAA
- a CDS encoding CBS domain-containing protein — protein sequence MKKYLVKNYMRDKVVTLNPTDTVKHAVEVMLNHKTNGLVVIDDSRHVLGILSSWDVIAYLVPDYLENDKHLASFEAGDVFEERVKEIQNDSVSKFMSSHVHTTRPEHSLIEAATLLSEFQIRQLPVVDENGILVGYLNRTDIKKAIGDVLHLS from the coding sequence ATGAAAAAATACCTCGTCAAAAATTACATGCGGGACAAAGTTGTTACTTTGAATCCTACGGATACTGTTAAACACGCCGTTGAAGTGATGCTGAATCATAAGACGAATGGGTTGGTGGTCATCGATGATAGCCGTCATGTATTAGGAATCCTTTCCAGTTGGGATGTCATTGCTTATTTAGTTCCAGATTATTTGGAGAACGATAAACATCTTGCTTCTTTTGAAGCAGGGGATGTTTTTGAGGAGCGTGTAAAAGAGATCCAAAATGATTCGGTTTCTAAGTTTATGTCCAGTCATGTTCATACCACTCGTCCGGAACATTCTCTCATAGAAGCAGCCACTCTTCTTTCGGAATTCCAAATTAGGCAATTGCCGGTTGTCGATGAGAATGGAATTCTTGTGGGATATTTGAATCGTACGGATATCAAGAAGGCTATCGGAGACGTGCTTCACCTTTCTTAA
- a CDS encoding FAD-binding oxidoreductase, whose translation MTAFFVLQKTRKNVVLLEGNRVAHGATGHNAGQLVTYFETDFYRLVQNYGLTLAAKAYQDVLSAWDLLEEVQKIVQFKTPIHIFTGYAGICSKEELYGYMQNRLLFKEAGLQTEAILISSEYKGLKSIPKKYASTFACVPPGQLMNLLQTENINYFAAGVAKAGVTNSAHLTEELAIFLTEKYPDRFKIFEHSIVDRLKLREDDAVAEVRDGHHVQAKKVVLCTNGFENISILDHGQSDLDTHFHESVYGVIGYMAAYVENVQNEATAITYHDTDSIKTRSDAEIVPYFYLTRRPHGNEAQNSLVCLGGPETRLEDKKDYHAQDHAYPEMALADLSDGLKKNYAPVPKGTLRFKYEWHGLMGYTPSGLRCVGPEPLNPVLLYNLGCNGVGILPSIFGGKRVSDFLLHKNLDTSIFDPQATASKAKKGLCQ comes from the coding sequence ATGACTGCTTTTTTTGTGCTTCAAAAAACACGAAAAAATGTGGTTTTGTTGGAAGGAAACAGAGTCGCTCACGGGGCAACAGGTCACAATGCTGGCCAGCTGGTGACTTACTTTGAAACAGACTTTTATCGCCTTGTTCAAAACTATGGACTCACCTTGGCTGCTAAAGCGTATCAAGATGTTTTAAGCGCGTGGGACCTATTAGAGGAAGTACAAAAAATCGTCCAGTTCAAAACTCCAATCCATATTTTTACGGGGTATGCAGGGATCTGTTCAAAGGAAGAGCTGTATGGTTACATGCAGAACCGTTTGTTGTTCAAGGAGGCAGGTCTGCAAACAGAGGCAATATTGATTTCCAGTGAATACAAAGGCCTCAAATCCATTCCAAAAAAATACGCCTCTACATTTGCATGTGTACCACCTGGACAACTGATGAATCTCTTGCAAACAGAAAACATAAATTATTTTGCGGCAGGAGTTGCCAAAGCTGGAGTGACCAACAGCGCTCATCTCACCGAAGAACTCGCCATCTTCTTAACGGAAAAGTATCCAGATCGTTTCAAGATTTTTGAACACAGCATAGTGGACCGTTTGAAACTGAGAGAAGATGACGCGGTGGCAGAAGTTCGCGATGGACATCATGTGCAAGCTAAAAAAGTAGTTTTATGCACAAACGGATTCGAAAATATCAGTATATTAGATCATGGCCAATCAGATTTAGATACACATTTTCATGAAAGTGTGTATGGGGTGATAGGGTATATGGCCGCTTATGTGGAAAATGTACAAAACGAGGCCACGGCCATCACGTATCATGATACAGATTCAATCAAAACACGCAGTGATGCAGAAATCGTTCCTTATTTTTATTTGACGCGTCGGCCTCATGGAAACGAAGCGCAAAATAGTTTGGTGTGCCTTGGCGGTCCAGAAACTCGTCTGGAAGACAAAAAAGATTATCATGCTCAAGATCATGCTTATCCAGAAATGGCGCTTGCTGATTTAAGTGATGGGCTTAAAAAAAATTACGCCCCTGTCCCCAAAGGAACACTACGCTTTAAGTATGAGTGGCATGGCCTCATGGGATACACCCCGAGTGGACTACGTTGTGTGGGCCCCGAACCCTTGAATCCAGTATTGCTTTATAATCTGGGTTGCAATGGAGTGGGAATCCTCCCCTCTATTTTTGGTGGGAAGAGGGTCTCAGATTTCCTGCTCCATAAAAACTTAGACACATCGATTTTTGATCCACAAGCTACAGCATCTAAAGCTAAAAAGGGGCTTTGCCAGTGA
- a CDS encoding calcium/sodium antiporter has protein sequence MVSAILFILGFPLLIKGADLLVDGASSVARKFNISSLVIGLTIVAFGTSAPELIVNILASAQGNTEIAIGNVLGSNIANIFLILGIAAVIYPLATKENTVWKEIPLSLLAAILLGILANDAWIDGDLNSGLTRIDGLVFIAFFIIFLYYTFGISKVTGPVSSETDIKKLSILKSSLYILMGLLGLLVGGKWIVDGAVKMAEAFNISQSVIGLTIVAIGTSLPELATSAVAAYKKQTDIAIGNVVGSNIFNIFWILGCSALIRPLPFSDSSNFDILVAISASLVLFLIMFVGKKHVIERWQGGVMIFIYLCYLAVLITGKAPF, from the coding sequence ATGGTTTCAGCCATTCTGTTCATTCTTGGGTTCCCTTTACTGATTAAGGGGGCGGATCTTTTGGTAGATGGAGCTTCTTCAGTAGCTCGGAAATTCAATATTTCAAGCTTGGTGATTGGTTTGACTATTGTAGCATTCGGAACTTCTGCACCGGAGTTGATTGTGAATATCCTAGCGAGTGCGCAAGGAAATACAGAAATCGCTATTGGAAACGTACTTGGGAGTAACATTGCAAATATATTCCTTATACTAGGGATTGCTGCTGTAATCTATCCACTGGCGACTAAAGAGAATACGGTTTGGAAAGAAATTCCCCTCAGTTTATTGGCCGCTATTTTATTAGGCATACTCGCAAACGATGCATGGATTGACGGGGATCTTAACTCGGGACTGACGCGGATTGATGGCCTCGTGTTCATCGCATTTTTTATTATTTTTTTGTATTACACCTTTGGGATATCAAAGGTGACGGGCCCAGTCAGCAGTGAGACGGATATCAAGAAACTCAGCATATTAAAATCTTCGCTATATATTCTTATGGGCCTCTTGGGCCTTTTAGTTGGAGGCAAGTGGATTGTGGATGGAGCGGTGAAAATGGCTGAAGCATTCAACATCAGTCAATCTGTCATTGGTTTAACGATTGTAGCGATTGGAACCTCGTTGCCAGAATTAGCTACTTCAGCAGTTGCGGCCTATAAAAAACAAACTGATATTGCTATTGGGAATGTCGTTGGATCTAATATTTTTAATATATTTTGGATTCTGGGTTGTAGTGCGCTCATTCGTCCTTTGCCCTTCAGTGACAGTTCTAATTTTGATATTTTGGTGGCCATATCTGCCAGTTTGGTTTTGTTCTTGATCATGTTTGTTGGAAAAAAACACGTTATAGAACGATGGCAAGGAGGTGTCATGATCTTTATTTATCTTTGTTATTTGGCGGTTTTGATCACTGGCAAAGCCCCTTTTTAG
- a CDS encoding ArsB/NhaD family transporter, whose amino-acid sequence MTLDFTLIAALIIFVATYGLIISEKIHRTVLALFGAVLMILLGIINQELALESVDFNTLGLLIGMMVIVGIAKDSGMFQFVALWAARLAKGKPISIFLLLGFITALFSAFLDNVTTVLLMVPVTFVVCNNLKVNPMPFLIGTILLSNIGGTATLIGDPPNILIGSAAQIPFNDFLIHLGPVILIVTFVTLAMLYGIYRKELVATKEAQLSILSFNPKDAISDYPLLYRSLFVLALVLIGFFTHSMTHFEGATIALGGAALLLLLTLNDPEHHLRDVEWTTIFFFLGLFILVGGLEKVGVIHFLAEKLVEVTDGQQVPLTLSVLWGSAFFSAAIDNIPFVATMIPLIQSIGEFSPGVDVMPLWWALALGADIGGNATLVGASANVVVSGLAGKHGHRIGFFQYMKIAVPLTLVALLICTVYIYLRYLM is encoded by the coding sequence ATGACATTGGATTTTACTCTGATTGCGGCTTTGATAATCTTTGTGGCTACCTATGGCCTGATTATTTCTGAAAAAATTCACCGCACTGTTTTGGCTCTTTTTGGGGCCGTGCTCATGATTTTATTGGGTATTATCAATCAAGAATTGGCTCTTGAATCAGTAGATTTTAACACCTTGGGTCTGCTTATAGGAATGATGGTGATTGTGGGAATCGCGAAGGATTCAGGCATGTTTCAGTTTGTAGCCCTGTGGGCGGCTCGTTTAGCAAAAGGGAAGCCCATTTCCATTTTTCTTTTACTCGGTTTTATTACAGCACTTTTTTCGGCATTCTTGGATAACGTGACTACCGTTCTTTTGATGGTTCCTGTGACTTTTGTGGTTTGTAATAACCTAAAAGTCAATCCTATGCCTTTTTTAATTGGGACTATCCTCCTCTCGAACATTGGAGGAACTGCCACGCTTATTGGAGATCCGCCCAATATTTTAATCGGAAGTGCTGCTCAGATTCCCTTCAATGATTTTTTGATTCATCTTGGACCAGTGATTTTAATCGTAACCTTTGTTACTTTAGCCATGCTTTATGGAATTTATAGGAAAGAACTAGTTGCTACTAAAGAAGCTCAGCTGTCTATTCTGAGTTTTAATCCTAAAGACGCGATTTCTGACTATCCTCTTCTTTACAGGTCTCTTTTTGTACTGGCCTTAGTTCTGATTGGTTTTTTCACGCACTCCATGACGCACTTTGAGGGAGCTACAATCGCATTGGGAGGAGCAGCTTTATTATTGCTACTCACCTTGAATGATCCTGAACATCATTTAAGAGATGTGGAGTGGACCACCATTTTCTTCTTTTTGGGATTGTTTATTCTGGTAGGGGGTTTAGAGAAGGTTGGTGTCATCCATTTTTTGGCAGAAAAGTTAGTGGAGGTGACGGATGGACAGCAGGTTCCTCTCACCCTTTCTGTGCTGTGGGGTTCTGCTTTCTTTTCTGCCGCTATCGATAATATTCCCTTTGTAGCCACAATGATCCCATTGATTCAAAGTATTGGGGAATTTTCTCCCGGAGTGGACGTGATGCCTCTTTGGTGGGCCCTTGCTTTAGGGGCGGATATTGGCGGAAATGCAACTCTGGTGGGAGCTTCTGCGAATGTGGTGGTGAGTGGGCTTGCTGGTAAACATGGTCATCGCATTGGTTTCTTTCAGTATATGAAAATCGCCGTTCCTTTAACCCTGGTTGCGTTGCTTATTTGTACGGTTTATATTTATCTTCGTTATTTGATGTAA